In a single window of the Campylobacter fetus subsp. testudinum 03-427 genome:
- the leuA gene encoding 2-isopropylmalate synthase, bacterial type (Pfam matches to PF00682.15 HMGL-like, and to PF08502.6 LeuA_dimer): MDKNKIIVFDTTLRDGEQSPGASMNTEEKIQIALQLERLGVDIMEAGFAAASPGDFDAINQIAKQIHSIGIASLARALEKDIKAAGEAISPAKNRRIHTFIATSPIHMEHKLKMTSDEVIKRAVEAVKYAKTFVDDVEFSCEDAGRSDIVFLKEICTAVVEAGARTLNLPDTVGFRMPDEIYNMVKSMVDFIGDRAIISVHNHNDLGLAVANTLASIKAGARQVECTINGLGERAGNAALEEIVMTIKTRNDEFAPLYTDIVTKEIYATSRLVASITGIEPQPNKAIVGKNAFAHESGIHQDGMLKCAQTYEIIKAEDIGAEKNSLVLGKHSGRHAFKDKLINLGFDLDDNEINEAFIKFKELCDKKKEIFDDDIRALVSHEIIKIPEIYSIQTLSTSSCNAGHSSAAVSIKFNDNIISDAALGNGTADAIFKVIDRISGISGELKDYKVNAVSQGKDALAKIAVKVVFEGSSCATIGHGLDIDTMMASAKAYVSALNSYLSMKNRQ, translated from the coding sequence ATGGATAAGAATAAAATAATAGTTTTTGATACTACTTTAAGAGACGGTGAGCAAAGCCCGGGTGCTTCGATGAATACTGAAGAAAAAATTCAGATCGCATTGCAACTTGAGCGTTTAGGTGTTGATATTATGGAAGCAGGATTTGCCGCGGCAAGCCCCGGGGATTTTGATGCTATAAATCAAATAGCAAAACAAATTCACTCCATCGGTATAGCTAGTCTTGCAAGAGCTTTAGAAAAAGACATTAAAGCCGCAGGAGAAGCGATATCTCCAGCAAAAAATAGACGCATACATACGTTTATAGCCACAAGTCCTATCCATATGGAGCATAAATTAAAAATGACTTCTGATGAAGTTATTAAAAGAGCAGTTGAAGCAGTAAAGTACGCTAAGACTTTTGTTGATGACGTTGAGTTTAGCTGCGAGGACGCCGGAAGAAGCGATATAGTATTTTTAAAAGAGATTTGCACCGCTGTTGTTGAAGCTGGAGCTAGAACTTTGAATTTACCAGATACAGTTGGGTTTAGAATGCCAGACGAGATATATAATATGGTAAAATCAATGGTGGATTTTATAGGAGATAGAGCTATCATTTCTGTGCATAATCACAATGATTTAGGTTTAGCTGTGGCAAATACTTTAGCAAGCATAAAAGCTGGTGCAAGACAAGTGGAATGTACCATAAACGGACTTGGTGAGAGAGCTGGAAACGCCGCTCTTGAAGAGATAGTTATGACTATAAAAACTAGAAATGATGAGTTTGCACCGCTTTATACAGATATCGTGACAAAAGAGATCTACGCCACTAGTAGATTAGTTGCTAGTATAACAGGTATCGAGCCCCAACCAAATAAAGCCATAGTCGGCAAAAACGCTTTTGCCCACGAAAGTGGTATTCATCAAGATGGTATGTTAAAATGCGCTCAGACTTATGAGATTATAAAAGCTGAAGATATAGGTGCTGAGAAAAATAGTTTGGTTTTGGGCAAACATAGCGGACGACACGCATTTAAAGATAAACTTATAAATTTAGGTTTTGATCTTGATGATAATGAGATAAATGAAGCGTTTATTAAATTTAAAGAGTTATGCGATAAGAAAAAAGAGATCTTCGATGATGATATAAGAGCGCTTGTTAGCCATGAGATTATAAAAATACCAGAAATTTACTCTATACAAACTCTAAGCACAAGCTCATGTAATGCTGGACATTCAAGTGCAGCTGTGAGTATCAAATTTAATGATAATATAATAAGCGATGCAGCTCTTGGAAACGGTACTGCTGATGCGATATTTAAGGTGATTGATAGAATTAGCGGAATTAGTGGAGAGTTGAAAGATTATAAAGTTAATGCTGTTTCACAAGGAAAAGATGCACTTGCAAAGATAGCTGTTAAGGTTGTTTTTGAAGGTTCAAGCTGCGCTACGATCGGTCATGGACTTGACATTGATACTATGATGGCAAGTGCTAAAGCGTATGTAAGCGCTCTAAATAGCTACTTATCTATGAAAAATAGACAGTAG
- a CDS encoding putative membrane protein, putative permease (EamA domain), type 1 (Pfam match to PF00892.16 EamA) — MYRQFLMRHLGIYYMLIASVLFAATGAFAKLLSSDMSSIEVVFFRNIIGFILILFALSKKPLHQKGGRPFVLIFRGIIGTLGLLAFFYNVAQINLATAFTFQKTAPIFTALIALVIFKEKLSFKGWIAIFIGFFGIIFIVQPNLGLTKNDLVGLLSGIGAALAYTSIRELRKFYDTRIIVLSFMTFGTLIPLLCMVLGEFFEFKNLDFIFAKFIMPNFTGLIYILLMGICGAWFQIYLTKAYAASKKAGVVAAVSYSDVLFSLLFGLMLGDSLPNMAALCGISLIIISGILIASEK; from the coding sequence ATGTATAGACAATTTTTAATGCGGCATTTGGGGATCTATTATATGCTTATCGCTTCAGTGCTATTTGCAGCAACTGGAGCATTTGCTAAACTTTTGAGCAGTGATATGAGCTCTATCGAAGTTGTATTTTTTAGAAATATCATCGGTTTTATTCTGATACTTTTTGCGCTTAGTAAAAAGCCGCTTCATCAAAAAGGCGGAAGACCTTTTGTTCTGATCTTTCGCGGTATTATCGGTACGCTTGGATTGCTTGCATTTTTTTACAACGTAGCTCAGATAAATTTGGCGACGGCTTTTACGTTCCAAAAAACAGCTCCGATATTTACGGCTCTTATTGCCTTAGTGATATTTAAAGAAAAGTTAAGCTTTAAAGGCTGGATAGCGATATTTATAGGTTTTTTTGGTATTATTTTTATAGTTCAACCAAATTTAGGTTTGACTAAAAATGATCTTGTTGGATTGCTCAGCGGCATTGGAGCGGCGCTTGCATATACTAGTATAAGGGAACTTAGAAAGTTTTATGACACTAGAATAATCGTGCTTTCGTTTATGACCTTTGGAACACTTATACCGCTTTTATGTATGGTTTTAGGTGAGTTTTTTGAGTTTAAAAATTTAGATTTTATATTTGCTAAATTTATTATGCCGAATTTTACTGGATTAATTTATATTTTATTGATGGGAATTTGCGGGGCGTGGTTTCAAATTTATCTAACAAAAGCATACGCAGCTAGTAAAAAAGCTGGAGTAGTCGCAGCAGTGAGTTATAGCGATGTTTTATTTAGCTTACTTTTTGGGTTAATGCTTGGGGATTCACTTCCAAATATGGCTGCGCTATGTGGTATAAGCCTGATCATCATAAGCGGAATTTTGATAGCCTCAGAAAAATGA
- the pflB gene encoding paralysed flagella protein B (Pfam match to PF00515.24 TPR_1), whose translation MADEQNEVQKEEIVILEKDDGDITPLEDLDKKEEKAETPKPQKKPKKNIFVIAAASGVVALILLVTVIALLKKDKTKEQPTQNVEQPKQAQVITQKFSPSKIDDMLKKANSLYESGNKFEALKIYENVAIYNEALSNYNLGVSQMNQSKFEDAIGSFKKAIENNENTSVSALNAAVSALEINNEPLFKYYIELANAFLSKESDSSLYDYYNALINYYKGYYIEALRILDSSKNRYYEGQKNYLRSKILSYIYQDKQSIKALESTNTFDTNIPMGLLYARLGEYDLARKYLNKALVDENNADSTKLALALIDIKTGQFSSAALNLKDINDKNSTFISQTYPIKTILNPELFDINMAQKNFSVDMLFSKDNIYQILFYFTPYKVFDAKQTINYIRKGGISVFIDENTQADEYLKTSGAISKVNLNLSKTIATALNYNLREANKEFLNIVKIYSGHSILHYNLALTYAQLGNFSEAYRHFITSYHLDSTNYLAGVYAVMTSSMIGKENKKLISEILDNLNEDSNLNQENIYDSMVQLVLGNNGVLQRWLDADNSTNILNIVFDIIAAQITGRKDLIISKTDKLKEILPNDIMANILYSTARFTDNNIKDYARDIQHGFFNNNVNKKALYGGANIIRIQYIKLLQIAGLLNIERDRIKSDLEISTQNAQNILQTLAYIDLFTANFEESYSIYNELIDNKNMNDPNTLFLASVASIGARHPESAIGYLELSKLVDPTSIEDRLALGMLYQEVGNIDAAISQYENIGNTSYKSEFFTFELVN comes from the coding sequence TTGGCAGATGAGCAAAATGAAGTTCAAAAAGAAGAGATAGTAATACTAGAAAAAGACGATGGGGATATAACTCCGCTTGAGGATTTAGATAAAAAAGAGGAGAAAGCAGAAACTCCAAAACCGCAAAAAAAGCCTAAAAAAAATATTTTTGTAATAGCAGCGGCAAGCGGCGTGGTGGCTTTGATTTTGTTGGTTACGGTTATTGCACTGTTAAAAAAAGATAAAACAAAAGAGCAACCGACTCAAAATGTAGAACAGCCTAAACAGGCGCAAGTAATAACGCAAAAATTTAGTCCATCAAAAATCGATGATATGCTAAAAAAAGCAAATAGCCTCTATGAAAGTGGAAATAAATTTGAAGCACTTAAAATTTACGAAAACGTAGCGATATATAATGAAGCTTTATCAAATTACAATCTTGGTGTATCTCAAATGAATCAATCAAAATTTGAAGATGCGATCGGCTCATTTAAAAAAGCTATAGAAAATAATGAAAACACTTCCGTGAGCGCTCTAAACGCTGCTGTAAGCGCACTTGAGATAAACAACGAACCGCTGTTTAAATACTATATAGAATTAGCAAATGCCTTTTTAAGCAAAGAGTCAGACTCTAGTTTATATGACTATTATAATGCGTTGATAAATTACTACAAAGGCTATTATATAGAAGCTTTGCGTATATTAGATAGCTCAAAAAATCGGTATTATGAAGGTCAAAAAAACTATCTTAGATCAAAAATATTAAGCTATATATATCAAGACAAACAGTCCATAAAAGCTCTTGAAAGCACAAATACGTTTGATACAAATATACCTATGGGACTTTTGTACGCTAGACTTGGTGAATATGATCTAGCAAGAAAATATCTAAACAAAGCTTTAGTTGATGAAAATAACGCCGACTCAACAAAACTTGCTTTGGCTTTAATCGATATAAAAACCGGACAATTCAGCTCTGCTGCACTAAATTTAAAAGATATAAACGACAAAAACTCTACATTTATATCTCAAACATACCCTATAAAAACTATCTTAAATCCAGAACTATTTGATATAAATATGGCACAAAAAAACTTCAGCGTAGATATGCTTTTTAGTAAAGACAACATATATCAGATACTATTTTATTTTACTCCATATAAGGTATTTGATGCTAAGCAGACTATAAATTACATAAGAAAAGGCGGAATCAGCGTATTTATAGATGAAAACACACAAGCTGATGAATATCTAAAAACAAGCGGCGCCATATCAAAAGTAAATTTAAATCTATCAAAAACTATAGCAACTGCGCTAAATTATAACTTGAGAGAGGCAAATAAAGAGTTTTTAAATATTGTTAAAATTTACTCAGGTCACTCGATACTTCATTATAATCTAGCACTAACTTATGCTCAGCTTGGTAATTTTTCTGAAGCATATAGACACTTTATCACAAGCTATCATCTAGATTCCACAAACTATTTAGCAGGAGTTTATGCGGTTATGACATCATCGATGATAGGAAAAGAAAATAAAAAACTTATATCAGAAATACTTGATAACCTAAATGAAGATTCAAATTTAAATCAAGAAAATATATATGACTCAATGGTTCAGCTAGTGCTAGGCAACAACGGCGTACTTCAAAGATGGCTTGATGCAGATAATAGTACAAATATCTTAAATATAGTTTTTGATATCATAGCAGCGCAGATAACTGGTAGAAAAGATCTTATCATATCAAAAACAGATAAACTTAAAGAGATTTTACCTAATGATATTATGGCAAATATTCTTTACTCAACAGCAAGATTTACGGATAATAATATAAAAGATTACGCTAGAGATATTCAACATGGATTTTTTAATAACAATGTGAATAAAAAGGCGCTATATGGTGGAGCAAATATCATAAGAATTCAGTATATCAAACTATTGCAAATAGCAGGACTTCTTAATATAGAAAGAGACCGCATAAAATCTGATTTGGAAATTTCTACTCAAAATGCACAAAATATACTTCAAACTTTAGCTTATATAGATCTATTTACTGCAAATTTTGAAGAGTCATACAGTATATACAATGAACTAATAGATAATAAAAATATGAACGATCCAAACACGCTATTCTTAGCTAGCGTAGCAAGTATAGGCGCAAGACATCCAGAAAGTGCGATTGGATATTTAGAGTTATCAAAGCTAGTAGATCCAACATCTATAGAAGATAGATTGGCTCTTGGTATGCTTTATCAAGAAGTAGGAAATATAGACGCGGCGATATCACAATATGAAAATATAGGAAACACAAGCTACAAAAGTGAATTTTTCACTTTTGAGCTAGTAAATTAA
- a CDS encoding phosphatidylserine decarboxylase-related protein, translating into MDNLRVISKYGYRSIGLFGVIFLLSLLFDTFIFLSIILLIFVVFIYRNPERLPAVESMDAILSPIDGVIEDIRKSSYNGVLYTEVVIKNSIFDSGVLRAVANLKVDEIKFKNGLNLATTSLDKNLLNNRVAYICSVGNKQVIIRINSGAISRKIHLEDIKELKVSRRFGFILDGRVSLFLPLTTKLNVSVGNSVKAADLIGFLEE; encoded by the coding sequence ATGGATAATTTAAGAGTGATAAGTAAGTATGGGTATCGCAGTATCGGTTTGTTTGGAGTCATATTTTTATTATCGCTCTTATTTGATACTTTTATATTTCTATCTATTATTTTGCTGATTTTTGTAGTATTTATATATAGAAACCCAGAAAGACTTCCTGCTGTGGAAAGTATGGACGCTATATTATCTCCTATAGACGGCGTTATCGAAGATATAAGAAAAAGTAGTTATAACGGGGTTTTATATACTGAAGTTGTGATAAAAAACTCTATTTTTGATTCTGGAGTGTTGCGCGCTGTGGCAAATTTAAAAGTTGATGAGATTAAATTTAAAAACGGTCTAAATTTAGCAACAACTAGCTTAGATAAAAATTTATTAAATAATAGAGTAGCTTATATATGCTCTGTTGGAAATAAACAAGTTATTATAAGAATAAATTCCGGCGCAATAAGTAGAAAAATACATCTTGAAGATATAAAAGAGTTAAAAGTTAGTAGGAGATTTGGATTTATTTTAGATGGAAGAGTAAGCTTATTTTTACCTCTTACTACAAAACTAAATGTTTCAGTTGGTAACAGTGTAAAAGCAGCCGATCTAATAGGCTTTTTAGAGGAATAA
- the aroK gene encoding shikimate kinase (Pfam match to PF01202.18 SKI) yields the protein MKIDKNIVLIGFMGVGKGTIARALAEKLGVFAIDGDDMIESYANKKIKKIFEDEGEEAFRKIEKNLAKFLENSVKGAVISTGGGFYKVKNLKKIGTVIYLKSSFEKIIERIKNSSNSEKKFAKRPLLSNLEEAKKIHTSRDKEYEKKADFSILVEDKTEKQIISQIVKLLNSQKAKG from the coding sequence ATGAAAATAGATAAAAATATAGTTTTGATAGGATTTATGGGAGTCGGAAAAGGCACTATAGCAAGAGCTTTAGCTGAGAAACTTGGCGTATTTGCGATAGACGGCGATGATATGATAGAAAGCTATGCAAATAAAAAAATAAAAAAAATTTTTGAAGATGAGGGCGAAGAGGCATTTAGAAAGATAGAAAAAAATCTAGCTAAATTCTTAGAAAACTCAGTAAAAGGAGCCGTTATATCCACAGGTGGCGGATTTTACAAAGTAAAAAATTTAAAAAAAATAGGTACAGTAATTTATCTAAAATCAAGCTTTGAAAAGATAATCGAGCGCATAAAAAACTCAAGCAACAGCGAGAAAAAATTTGCAAAACGACCACTTTTATCAAATTTAGAAGAAGCTAAAAAGATACATACCAGCAGAGATAAAGAGTATGAGAAAAAAGCTGATTTTTCTATTTTAGTTGAAGATAAAACAGAAAAACAGATAATAAGTCAAATAGTAAAATTACTAAATTCCCAAAAAGCCAAAGGATAG
- the pssA gene encoding phosphatidylserine synthase (Pfam match to PF01066.17 CDP-OH_P_transf): MENKPKLIYILPNLFTAGSAFLGIISILASANGEYMKAIIYIVLSLILDGLDGRVARLTKTTSKFGVEFDSLADLVAFGVAPALLFYFSIGYNFGRFGALLAAMFVVFGAIRLARFNVMSGTCEPNVFIGLPIPSAAIVSAFWVGIYNNYDFMRGFEPIFIVIMAGLSVLMVSNVRYPSFKKVDFKRANYLKTLVYLVIIFSMLYLCPLESATILITIYTIYGIIRAIWARFFAKNIKLTKENR; this comes from the coding sequence ATGGAAAATAAGCCAAAATTAATATATATATTACCAAATTTATTTACAGCAGGTAGTGCATTTTTAGGCATTATCAGCATTTTAGCATCTGCTAATGGCGAATATATGAAGGCTATAATTTATATAGTTTTATCTTTGATATTAGACGGGCTTGATGGAAGAGTCGCTAGACTTACGAAAACTACTTCTAAATTTGGAGTTGAATTTGATAGTTTAGCTGATTTGGTCGCATTTGGAGTGGCTCCGGCTCTACTTTTTTATTTTAGTATAGGTTACAACTTTGGTCGTTTTGGAGCACTTTTAGCAGCTATGTTTGTAGTATTTGGCGCTATAAGACTTGCTAGATTTAATGTTATGAGTGGAACTTGTGAGCCAAATGTTTTTATAGGACTTCCTATACCAAGTGCTGCTATAGTGAGTGCTTTTTGGGTCGGAATTTATAATAATTATGACTTTATGCGCGGTTTTGAGCCTATTTTTATAGTGATTATGGCTGGACTTTCCGTGCTTATGGTATCAAATGTTAGATATCCGAGTTTTAAAAAAGTTGATTTTAAAAGAGCAAATTATTTAAAAACACTTGTTTATTTGGTAATAATATTTTCTATGTTATACCTATGTCCGTTAGAAAGCGCAACAATTCTTATCACTATTTACACAATTTATGGTATAATTAGAGCTATATGGGCAAGATTTTTTGCTAAAAATATAAAATTAACCAAGGAGAACAGATGA
- the engA gene encoding GTP-binding protein (Pfam matches to PF14714.2 KH_dom-like, and to PF01926.19 MMR_HSR1, and to PF01926.19 MMR_HSR1), translated as MKKIILVGRPNVGKSSLFNRLAKQRIAITSDVSGTTRDTNKAEIFIDDKSCILIDSGGLDDSNELFKNVKINTLNEAKNADIIVFMVDGKNFPEEIDKRFFYELSNLNKPIALVVNKVDSKKDEERSWEFNEFGAKYLFNLSVSHNLGTDELRDWIYKLIPKSKIKADTSDDFDEFLDCVNESGEVGLPSVDYETKNIKVGIIGRVNVGKSSLLNALVKEDRSVVSKIAGTTIDPVNESYVYEDRVFEFVDTAGIRKRGKIEGIERLALNRTEKILEEADIALLVLDASEPLTELDERIAGLGAKFELGLIIVLNKWDMEHGEFDKVVYELRDKFKFLAYSPIISVSALGGKRVHKLYPLILEVYKNYTQKIKTSRLNEVLEEAIRTHPIPRDHGKIVRIYYGAQFGFAPPKIALVMNKPKSLHFSYKRYLLNKLRENFELNGTPVILIPKNRSQKESAENENR; from the coding sequence ATGAAAAAAATCATACTAGTAGGACGTCCAAATGTCGGAAAAAGTTCGCTATTTAATCGTTTAGCAAAACAGAGAATAGCCATAACAAGTGACGTTAGCGGTACGACAAGAGATACGAATAAAGCTGAAATTTTTATTGATGATAAAAGCTGCATTTTGATAGATAGCGGCGGACTTGATGATAGTAATGAGCTATTTAAAAATGTAAAAATCAACACGTTAAATGAGGCTAAAAACGCCGATATAATCGTTTTTATGGTAGATGGAAAAAACTTTCCAGAAGAAATAGACAAAAGATTTTTCTATGAACTTTCAAATTTAAATAAACCTATAGCTTTAGTAGTAAATAAAGTCGATAGCAAAAAAGATGAGGAGAGAAGCTGGGAGTTTAACGAGTTTGGCGCGAAATATCTTTTCAACCTATCTGTCAGCCACAATCTAGGAACCGACGAACTACGCGATTGGATATATAAACTTATCCCTAAAAGTAAGATAAAAGCTGATACAAGTGATGATTTTGACGAGTTTTTAGACTGTGTTAATGAAAGCGGAGAGGTAGGATTGCCCTCTGTTGATTACGAAACAAAAAATATAAAAGTAGGGATAATCGGTAGAGTAAATGTAGGCAAATCAAGCCTTCTAAACGCTCTTGTAAAAGAAGATCGCTCAGTCGTAAGTAAGATTGCTGGAACTACGATAGATCCTGTTAATGAAAGCTATGTTTATGAAGATAGAGTTTTTGAGTTTGTTGATACAGCAGGTATCAGAAAACGAGGAAAAATAGAAGGCATAGAAAGACTTGCGTTAAATAGAACGGAAAAAATACTAGAAGAAGCAGATATCGCATTGCTTGTTCTTGATGCAAGCGAACCTCTTACGGAGTTAGATGAGAGGATAGCTGGTCTTGGAGCTAAATTTGAGCTAGGACTCATCATCGTTTTAAATAAATGGGATATGGAGCACGGCGAATTTGATAAAGTGGTATATGAGCTAAGAGATAAATTTAAATTTCTAGCTTACTCTCCTATCATCAGCGTTAGCGCACTGGGTGGAAAAAGAGTTCATAAACTCTACCCTCTCATACTTGAAGTTTATAAAAACTATACTCAAAAAATCAAAACTTCAAGGCTAAATGAAGTTTTAGAAGAAGCCATTAGAACTCATCCTATCCCTAGAGATCACGGAAAAATAGTTAGAATTTACTATGGTGCTCAATTTGGATTTGCTCCTCCAAAAATCGCTTTAGTGATGAATAAACCAAAGTCTTTGCACTTTAGTTATAAAAGATATCTCTTAAATAAATTAAGAGAGAATTTCGAATTAAACGGAACTCCGGTGATCTTAATACCTAAAAATCGTAGTCAAAAAGAGAGTGCAGAAAATGAAAATAGATAA
- the serS gene encoding seryl-tRNA synthetase (Pfam matches to PF00587.21 tRNA-synt_2b, and to PF02403.18 Seryl_tRNA_N) produces MINLKLIETNFDEFNAKLKAKKVDEGVLKNLLDTYNELKIKKQELENLQAVQNAKSKEVGILARSGADTTLLKTELEENKKLMQTASNLVSELETKLDMVASRVPNVIDDDVPLGKDEDDNVCIKTVLEPREFNFTPKEHFELGENLGWLDFATGAKLSGSRFTVLRSDGARLSRALVNFMIDFNTARGFELVNVPFLVSSNTLYGTGQLPKFEEDLYKIRDEDLYLIPTSEVPVTNIYNNEIIPAENLPIKMTCYSACFRQEAGSAGRDTRGMIRQHQFEKVELVSISKPEDSAKILDEMVSCASDMLKELGLPHRHMMLCSGDLGFGAAKTIDLEVWLPGQGKYREISSISNTRDFQARRAKIRYKDGKKNALVHTLNGSSLAVGRTLIAIMENYQNSDGSINIPEILKKYM; encoded by the coding sequence ATGATAAATTTAAAACTGATAGAAACAAATTTCGATGAATTTAACGCTAAATTAAAAGCGAAAAAGGTTGATGAGGGCGTTTTAAAAAATTTACTTGATACGTACAATGAACTAAAAATCAAAAAACAAGAGTTAGAAAATCTTCAAGCCGTACAAAACGCAAAATCAAAAGAAGTAGGCATACTAGCTAGAAGCGGCGCGGACACAACGCTACTAAAAACTGAGCTTGAAGAAAATAAAAAGCTTATGCAGACCGCTTCAAATTTAGTAAGCGAACTTGAAACTAAGCTAGATATGGTGGCTAGTAGAGTACCTAACGTGATAGATGATGATGTGCCATTAGGTAAAGACGAAGATGATAACGTCTGCATAAAAACCGTGCTTGAGCCTAGAGAGTTCAACTTTACCCCAAAAGAGCATTTTGAGCTTGGAGAAAATCTCGGCTGGTTGGATTTTGCAACAGGAGCAAAACTCTCAGGTAGTCGCTTTACCGTGCTTAGAAGCGATGGAGCTAGACTTAGTAGAGCTTTGGTAAATTTTATGATAGATTTCAATACTGCTAGAGGTTTTGAGCTAGTAAATGTACCGTTTTTGGTAAGTTCAAACACGCTTTATGGCACAGGACAACTACCTAAATTTGAAGAAGATCTGTATAAGATAAGAGATGAAGATCTATACCTTATACCTACAAGCGAAGTTCCAGTCACAAACATCTACAACAATGAGATAATTCCAGCTGAAAATTTACCTATAAAAATGACTTGTTACTCAGCGTGTTTTAGACAAGAAGCAGGAAGCGCTGGACGAGATACTAGAGGAATGATACGTCAGCATCAGTTTGAAAAAGTAGAACTTGTAAGCATAAGCAAACCAGAAGATAGCGCGAAAATACTTGATGAAATGGTAAGTTGCGCTTCTGATATGCTAAAAGAGCTGGGGCTTCCTCATCGTCATATGATGCTTTGTAGCGGCGACCTTGGATTTGGCGCGGCAAAAACTATAGATCTTGAAGTTTGGCTTCCAGGACAAGGAAAATACAGAGAGATAAGCTCTATCTCAAATACCAGAGATTTTCAAGCCAGACGAGCGAAAATCAGATACAAAGACGGTAAAAAAAATGCTTTAGTTCATACTCTAAATGGATCAAGCTTAGCAGTCGGTAGAACTCTCATAGCGATCATGGAAAATTACCAAAATAGCGACGGCTCTATAAATATCCCAGAAATTCTTAAAAAATATATGTAA
- the trpS gene encoding tryptophanyl-tRNA synthetase (Pfam match to PF00579.21 tRNA-synt_1b): MRTLTGLQPSGKLHLGNYFASIKPMVDTQNLGNDDMFMFIANYHAMTSVNEAKKLKESTFEAACAFLALGIDPNKSTFWVQSDVKDVLELYWILSQLTPMGLVERAHAYKDKVAKGFEAHHGLFSYPVLMAADILLFNSNIVPVGKDQIQHVEIARDLAIKFNNAHGDIFTIPEAGVQQNVATVPGTDGAKMSKSYGNTIDIFSDAKTLKKQCSSIVTDSTPLEAPKQWENCNIFNIAKLFLNSKEQEELAARYEKGGEGYGHFKMYLNELVWNYFAEAREKFEYYIDHKDEVYDILDTGAKKAKNVASQTMQKVRDAVGIYR; encoded by the coding sequence TTGAGAACTTTAACAGGACTTCAACCTTCAGGAAAACTACATTTAGGAAATTATTTTGCTAGCATAAAACCTATGGTCGATACTCAAAACTTAGGCAATGACGATATGTTTATGTTTATCGCGAACTATCACGCTATGACTTCGGTAAATGAAGCAAAAAAGCTAAAAGAGAGTACTTTTGAAGCTGCGTGTGCATTTTTAGCACTTGGCATAGATCCGAACAAATCAACATTTTGGGTTCAAAGCGACGTAAAAGACGTGCTTGAGCTTTACTGGATACTAAGTCAGCTAACTCCTATGGGTTTAGTCGAGCGCGCTCATGCTTATAAAGACAAAGTCGCAAAAGGATTTGAGGCTCATCACGGACTTTTTAGCTACCCTGTTTTGATGGCCGCGGACATCTTGCTTTTTAACTCAAACATAGTTCCAGTAGGAAAAGATCAAATTCAGCACGTCGAGATAGCGCGTGATTTGGCTATCAAATTTAACAATGCGCACGGAGATATATTTACTATTCCTGAAGCCGGAGTTCAGCAAAATGTAGCTACTGTTCCAGGAACTGATGGAGCTAAAATGAGTAAAAGCTATGGAAATACGATAGATATTTTCAGTGATGCAAAAACTCTAAAAAAACAGTGCAGCTCTATAGTGACAGACTCAACTCCACTAGAGGCTCCAAAACAGTGGGAAAACTGCAATATTTTTAACATAGCAAAACTATTTTTAAATTCCAAAGAGCAAGAAGAACTTGCAGCTAGATATGAAAAAGGCGGTGAGGGTTATGGGCATTTTAAAATGTACCTAAATGAGCTTGTTTGGAACTATTTTGCTGAGGCTAGAGAAAAATTTGAATACTACATAGATCATAAAGATGAAGTTTATGATATTCTTGATACTGGAGCAAAAAAAGCTAAAAACGTAGCGTCCCAGACGATGCAAAAAGTAAGAGACGCTGTGGGAATTTATAGATAA